A genomic region of Vicia villosa cultivar HV-30 ecotype Madison, WI unplaced genomic scaffold, Vvil1.0 ctg.000970F_1_1_2_unsc, whole genome shotgun sequence contains the following coding sequences:
- the LOC131632604 gene encoding carboxylesterase 1-like, with protein MSKHASKEGLSLDSNPTIDPLESPPIIINQDGSVTRLMQIPNTEPNQDPNNIILSKDVSLNPINKTSIRLFLPQKAFDNSKKLPIIVYYHGGGFVFFRASSTVNHDFCSKLAEKVNILVASVDYRLAPESRLPAAYDDAVEAIRWLRNEEWVRQFCDVSNCYLMGSSAGGNIAYHTGLRCATTFDEYDFDQLKIRGLILHQPFFGGSQRTNSELEFENDRVLPLKANDLMWEVALPEGVDKDHKFSNPMIVDEGYDKCFDEIKRLKWKILLTGCDRDPLIDRQLQFVEMLRNKGVSVVEYLREGFHGMEMLEPNTDTPLFEQIKDLINLC; from the coding sequence ATGTCTAAGCATGCTTCAAAAGAAGGTTTATCATTAGATTCAAATCCAACCATTGATCCTTTAGAGAGTCCACCGATTATCATAAATCAAGATGGAAGTGTTACAAGGCTCATGCAAATACCAAACACTGAACCTAATCAAGACCCAAACAACATTATTCTATCCAAAGATGTATCTCTTAACCCTATTAACAAAACTTCCATACGTTTGTTTCTACCTCAAAAAGCATTTGACAATTCTAAAAAACTCCCTATAATTGTTTACTATCATGGAGGGGGTTTTGTATTTTTCAGGGCTTCTTCGACGGTTAACCATGACTTTTGCTCTAAATTAGCTGAAAAAGTTAACATCTTGGTTGCCTCTGTGGATTATCGTCTAGCTCCGGAATCGCGTCTCCCCGCTGCCTATGACGACGCGGTTGAGGCAATACGTTGGTTGAGAAATGAGGAATGGGTGCGTCAATTTTGTGACGTGTCCAATTGTTatcttatgggatctagtgcggGAGGAAACATTGCGTACCACACAGGTTTACGATGTGCCACGACCTTTGATGAGTATGACTTTGACCAATTGAAAATTAGAGGGTTGATATTGCACCAACCTTTTTTTGGTGGGTCCCAGAGGACAAATTCAGAGTTGGAATTTGAAAATGATCGAGTTTTGCCATTGAAGGCGAATGATCTAATGTGGGAAGTTGCATTGCCTGAGGGTGTAGATAAGGATCATAAGTTTAGTAATCCGATGATTGTGGATGAAGGATATGATAAATGTTTTGATGAAATCAAACGACTGAAATGGAAGATTCTTTTAACGGGTTGTGATAGAGACCCTTTGATTGATCGTCAACTTCAGTTTGTGGAGATGTTGAGAAACAAAGGAGTTAGTGTTGTGGAATACTTAAGAGAAGGTTTTCATGGGATGGAAATGTTAGAACCAAACACTGATACACCACTTTTTGAACAAATAAAAGATTTAATAAATCTATGTTAA